TCTTCGCCGGGTATCTGGTCAACGTCGGTTTCCAGGGCGGCACCCCGGGCAGCTACCTGTCCTCCTTCGCGGCCTTCGCCAACGTCAACGACGTCACCGTGGCGGTTCTCAAGACCTGGCTGTTCGGTGTGGTGGTCATTTTGGTGGCGTGCCAGCGTGGCCTGGAGGCCAAGGGCGGTGCGCGCGGTGTCGCCGATGCGGTCAACGCCACCGTGGTCATCGGCGTGGTCACCGTCATGGTGCTCAACACCGTGATCACTCAAATCGTCGCGATGTTCATGCCGTCGAAGGTGGGCTGATCATGGCCACCTCCCGCCCCTCCCGGTACTTCCCGGACGAACTTCCCGCGGCCGCGCGGTCCATCTGGAACTTCACCAAGGGCGCGGGCGGCTCGGCCGAACATCTCGGCCACCAAATCACTTTCGTCGGCCTGGTGCTGGCCGCCATCCCCCAGACGCTCAAGCGCTACCGGCGCCAAACCGGCGTCCTGCTGGTCGACATGACATGGGGCAACGGCTCGATCATCGTCGGCGGCGGGGTCATCGGCGTGCTGGTGTTCATGGGTGTGGCCGTCGGGGCATCGGTCGGCATCGTGGGTTTCTCGACCCTCGACATGGTCGGCATGGGATCGCTCACCGGATTCATCTCGGCGTACGTGAACACCCGGGAGATGGCGCCGATGATCGCCGCGATCGGCTTTGCCGCCCAAGCGGGATGCCGGATGACGGCGGAGATCGGCGCCATGCGCATCTCCGAAGAGATCGACGCGCTGGAGGCGCAGGGCATCCGGTCCATCCCGTTCGTGGTCACCACCCGGGTGATCGCCGGAATCATCATCATCGTCCCGCTCTACGTGTTGACCCTGCTGCTGGCCTACGGCTCCTGCGCGTTCATGGTGTTCTACGTTCACAACCAGTCGCAGGGCGTCTACAAGCACTACTTCGACTCGTTCGTGCACCCCATCGACGTGCTCTATTCGGTCATCAAGGCCGTCGTGTTCGTCGTCATCATCATCGCCATCCAGTGCTATCAGGGGTACTACGCAGGCGGCGGCCCCGAAGGCGTGGGCATGGCCTCCGGCCGCGCCATCCGGGCATCACTGGTCGCGATCGTCCTGTTCGACATGCTCCTCACGTTGCTCTTCTGGGGCAACAATCCTGGAATTCAGATATCGGGGTAACGGGTGGCCATCTACAAAGATCCGAGTGGACGGTCCGCAGGTCCGGCCGCTCTCAAAGTCCGAGGGCTCGTCCTGGCGCTGGTGGTGGCCGCGGGCGGCTACTCGCTCTACCAATCCGGAATCGGCAGTTACGGCCAACCTTTCGAACTCACCCTCATCACCAACACCATCGGTGAGGGCATGGGTCCCGGCGGCGAGGTCAAGTACCGCGGCTACAACATCGGACAGGTCAAGTCGCTGCAAACCACCGGATACAACAAGCAGCGGATGACGGTGATCCTCGACGGCCGGCAGGCCAAGGCCCTCACGTCGGATACCAAGGCGCAGTTCACATCATCGAACATCTTCGGCACCGCGGCCGTCGAGCTCGTCAGCAGCGGCGTCGGCGAACCACTGAAACCCGGTGGCGTGCTGGAGATCAGCAGCGACGTCAAGGCAGCATCCATCACCGGGTTCCTGCGGATGGGTCAGCGACTCGGCGCGATTCTTGATACCCGCGAATTCAACGCGATCATCGCGACATTCGAGCGCCACGCCGACCTGACTGCCCCTGTGGTGAGGTCCTTCTGGGATCTGTTCGGAATGATCGCCGACTCCCAGACCGTGCCCTTCTCCAAGACCCTGGCCGTGATGGCCTCGATGATCGAGGGGACCAACGATTTCACCCCGGTCATCGGGTCGGCCAACAAGCTGTTGGACGGTCTGGACTTCATGGTGGGACCCGGTAACACCGAGCGAGCGACCGCCGCGCTCGATTCATTGTCGGACCTGCTGAAGGTGGCCGGTGACGGCTTCCGCGACAACAACGACTGGGCCGTCCCGTTGATTCGGTCGGTGCTGGATCTGGCCATTCCGTACACCTACTTCCTGGGCAGCCTCTCCCCCGCCTTCGACAGGCTCAACGGCCTGCTGGACCGCACCACCGCGGCATTTCCCGTCGACAACGGCAAGGTGCGCCTGAATGTCCAGCTGATCATGGACACCGCACCCGGTCTCGGCGCCGCATTGCCGATGGCGCCCGACGGTCAAGCCGCTTCCTCGGCCGCACCCACGGGGCCTGCCGCCGGGCCAACCTCTGGAGGACAGCGATGAAGCGGATCGCACTGCTGATGACTGGCCTGGCCGCCATTGTCGCGGTGGCGGTGGTACTCACCCTGATCATCGTGAACGCACTGCGCACGCCGGTGAACGGTCCGGTGCGGCGCTTCGACGCGTTGTTCACCGACGCTTCGGGATTGATCATCGGCAACGATGTGCGCATCTCCGGAGTGCAGGTCGGCAAGGTCGAGAAGATTCACCTCGACGGCAAGAACGCCCGGGTGACATTCAACGTGCTGACCGACCATCCCCTGTACCAGAACACCACCGTCGCGATCCGATACCAGTCGCTGGTGGGACAGCGGTACGTTGAAATCGCTCAGGCGCCAAGGCCCAGTGCACCCCTGGCGGCAGGCGCCACGATACCGCTCGGGCAAACGATCCCCTCGTTCGATATTGCCAAGTTGTTCAACGGTTTTCGACCGGTCTTCGAAACGCTCGATCCCGCCCAGTTCAACAGGCTGACGCAGAATATTCTTCAACTCATCCAGGGGGATCAGCGCGGTATCGGACCGATCCTGCGGGATATCGATGCCGTGCTGAAGCTCTCGGTCGATCGCCAGGCCGCCTTGCAGACCATCATCACGAATCTGGGTGACATCTCCAAAGAGCTCGGTGGCACCTCGGATGAGTTGTTCTATCTGATCAACGACCTCAACGACGTGCTGGAACCCTTTGAGAAACAAGCCGACGAATTCAACAGGGCCGGCAGGGACGCACTACCGGTGCTCCGCCGCTCGGTCAGCCTGCTGCGGTACATCGAGAACACCGTCGACGGCGCTCAACTACCCCTCTACGACGTCGCGAGCCGAACCACTCCGGGCACCCCGACCATCATGGCCGGTCTGTCGTTGATCCCCGACCTCGTGCAGGGCATGCGCGATGCCTTGATCGAGGAGAAGACCGCGCCTCCCACCGCATTCGAGTGCAAGAACGGCATGGTGAAGCTACCCGGTGTCGGTGAGGTGTCCTTCGCCAATCAAGACCTGGTGGTGTGCAAGTGAATGCGCTGAAGCGAATTTTCGCGAGAAACAATCCAATCCTCGATGAACACCAGGCGGCCAAGCGCAATCGCCGCAATGGACTCATCGGCGTCCTCGTCATCGCCTCGGTATTGGCCGCAACCGGAGTGGCTTTCGTCAACACCAGCGGCATGAAGACCTACGCGCTGCATCTTCGGGCCTCGGGTGGGCTGCGCGCCGGCGACGATGTCCGAATCGCCGGTATCTCGGTGGGCAAGGTGTCGACCGTGAGTATCGATAAATCCTTGGTAAAGGCCACCTTTACGGTGGATCACTCGGTTCCGGTCGGATCGGAGTCGCGCGCCGACATCCGGATGCTCACCCCGCTGGGCGGGCACTATCTGGCCCTGTACCCCGAAGGCGATGCACCCCTGGGAAGCACACCCATCCCGCCCGAACGCACGAGTGTCCCCTTCGAGATCAACGAGTTGTTCCAGAAGTTCACACCCGTGGTGCAGAAGGTGGATGCCAAGGTCATCCACGACAGCCTGATGGAAGTCGCTAACGCTGTTGACAAATACCCCAATGGTTTACGCGACTTCTTCACCTCGTCTCAGTCGCTCATCAGCGCGCTCGCACCGACCACCGAGGACTTCCACGCCACGCTGAACTACGCGAACGAGTACCTCCGGGCGTTCAAGACGGGCAAGGAACAGCTCGCCAGCATCGTCACGATGTTGTCCAAGCTCGGCGCCAAATACAGCAGTTCCACGACCGACCTGATCGAGGTCTTTGTCCTGCTACGGGATCTCATTCGGCTCTTGAACCGATTCTTCACGGCGTATGCGCGCGACTACGAACCGATGCTCAACGGCCTGGACGACATCGTCGATACCCTCACCAAATACCCCGAGAAACTCGGCAAAGCCGCCGAGCAGTGGGGCCAACTCGTCGGGATTGTCTTGCCCATGCTCAGTGGCAACGGCATCACCATCAACGAGAACGATCGAGTGATCCCCGGACAAGACGTCTGCCTACCGCACTTCTTCAGGTTCTGCTGAGGCCCTTGATGACACAGCCAGTATTCATTCAGAACATCGCGAACCGCATCGCGGCAATGCGGCCCGCCGCGCGCGCGGGCTCGGTGAGCGCCATCGCCCTGGTGCTCGTTGCGGTGGTGGCCACCGCCGGAATCTTCGGCGCGCGCACCATCTTCCCCGCGGTCAAGAACCTCGTGATGCCGTATCTGGGAAATGCCCATATCCCGCTGCTGGACCACACCCGAGCGCTCTGTGCCAATTTCCGGGACGGGTCCGGTTTGTACAAGGGCAACAAGGTTTTGCTCCTCGGTGTCGAGATCGGGACGGTGACGGAGGTCGCGAACAAAACCGATCACGTTCAGGTCGACTTCGAGATCCCCGAAGATATGGAGCTGCCCGCCGATGTGGGCGCCGCCAGTTATTCGCAGTCGGTGATCACCAATCGCAGCATCGAACTCACCCGGTCATGGAGCGAAGGCCCTAAATTCGCTGGAGACCAATGCATCTCGACGGAGAACACCAGAACACCGGTCACCGTCACCGAATCGTTCTCTGCCATCGGTCAGCTCGCCGACACCCTGATGCAGGCAGCGCCTGGACAGGATCCGGCGAACTCGCCCGGCGTGCAGGCACTCAACAAGACCCTCAAGGGGGCGGCCAGATCCCTTGACGGCGTTGGTCCCGGGTTCAAGGAAATGCTCAACAACCTCACCACGATGGTGGGTGACCCCTATAAGGCCGATGCGGACTACCGGCAGCTGTTCGAGAACAGCGCCATCGTCACGTCGAACTGGTTGCAGTACTGGAATGAGTTCTCGGGCGTGGTCAAGTCGCTCCCCGACGTGGCCCGGTTGATCGCGGGCATCTCCGATAACTTCGCCAGCGGTCTCGACTACTTGACAACCATTCTTCCGACACTGAACGGCATGGTGCAGCGCGCGGCCGGCCGGCTGTACAAGAACGTCTTCGACAAACTGGTGCCCTGGATACGCGATATCCTCAATGCGTACACCCCGCACATCCTGACGTTCTTCAACACCTTGCCACCCATGATCAATTGGCTGGCCGATGACATCTATCTGCCTAACACCAAGACCCACAACGTCACCTATGTACCTCCGCGCGTTGCCATCTCACCCGAGCAGGCCAGTGCCATCTGCCAGAATCTGCGCGACCGCAACACCCCGGGCTCCCAGGCCGCCTGCGCGCCCGGCACCGCCTCGGACCCGGTGACCCTCGGCTTGACGAACCTGATCATGGGGGCGGCACTGTCATGATGCGACGCGTACTGACCTTGCTGCTCACCACGGCACTCGCTGTGGTCCCGGCGTGCTCGAGCGAGGCCCTCGACCCCACCAAGATGCCCATGCCCGGCGCCTACATCCCGAAAGACACGTACCGGGTCAAGATCGAGTTCTCCAGCGTGCTGAATCTGCCCGGGCGGGCAAAAGTCGACTCGGGCGGCGTCCAGGTCGGTCTGCTGGACCGGGTGGAGCTCAAGGGCACCACGCCGGTGGTGTACGTGGACATCGACGGCGGCGCCAAATTCCCGAAGAACGTCAAGGCCGAGCTCCGGCAGGCCACCGTGCTCGGGGACATCTACATCGCCATGATCTCGCCCGCGAATCCGGTTCCCGCCCAGCTGCAGAACGGGGACACGATCGCGCTGGCGGACACGGTTCCGGCCGCGAACGTGGAAGACCTCATGCGCTCCATGTCGAACCTGATCGGCGGGGGCAGCCTCAACACCATGCAAACCACCGTCGCCAACATGAACAGCGCCTTCCCCCCGCCGGAGGAACTCGATCGCATTCATCGTGCGCTGGCCGGAATCATCAACGACCTGTCCAACAACCAGGACACCATCAACAAGATCCTGACCAACATGCAAACCATCAGCGAGACCTTCCGAGCCAACAAGGGAACGTATCGACGGTTGCTCACCGAGGGCCCGACCAAGTTGCCTTCACTGGCCAAAGTGGTTCTCAGCCTTAGCGATCTGATCATCTATGGGGCCGAGTTCGGACGGCAGATCTCACAGATCCTGGACTATCCGAACCTCATGCAGATACTGTCCTACCTCACTCCGTTCATCCACAGCGCCTCCACCGCCGATACCACCATCCCGGTACTCGGCGACAAGATGGTTCGAACCATCCGTGACAGGATCATTCCCTTCTTCAAGGACGGCGGCCCCAAGTACACCGTCACCGATATCCAGACTCCCGACGGCACACTGGGTGTCAGCCCAGGGGAACGCGCCGATTCGGTGATCCGGAACATGCAGACGATGGGGCTGGTGCGATGAGACTCAACGTCCTGGTCACCCTCGCGGTGCTCTCGATCATCTCTCTGGTCGGCGCCGTCTACATGGCCTTCGGTGTTCTCGACATCGCCTCGACCAACAAGACCCATCACATGACGCTCATGCTGGAGAGCTCGGGCGGCTTGATGTCCACCTCGCAGGTCACCCTGCGTGGGATCAAGGTGGGAAGGGTCACCAACATTCAGGCCACCCCAACGGGTTTGGCGGTCTCGATGGCCGTCGACAGCGGCTACCCCATCCCCGTTGACAGCGAGGTCAGCGTTCAGAACCTCTCGGCAGCGG
The nucleotide sequence above comes from Mycobacteroides saopaulense. Encoded proteins:
- a CDS encoding ABC transporter permease, encoding MATSRPSRYFPDELPAAARSIWNFTKGAGGSAEHLGHQITFVGLVLAAIPQTLKRYRRQTGVLLVDMTWGNGSIIVGGGVIGVLVFMGVAVGASVGIVGFSTLDMVGMGSLTGFISAYVNTREMAPMIAAIGFAAQAGCRMTAEIGAMRISEEIDALEAQGIRSIPFVVTTRVIAGIIIIVPLYVLTLLLAYGSCAFMVFYVHNQSQGVYKHYFDSFVHPIDVLYSVIKAVVFVVIIIAIQCYQGYYAGGGPEGVGMASGRAIRASLVAIVLFDMLLTLLFWGNNPGIQISG
- a CDS encoding MlaD family protein; translation: MAIYKDPSGRSAGPAALKVRGLVLALVVAAGGYSLYQSGIGSYGQPFELTLITNTIGEGMGPGGEVKYRGYNIGQVKSLQTTGYNKQRMTVILDGRQAKALTSDTKAQFTSSNIFGTAAVELVSSGVGEPLKPGGVLEISSDVKAASITGFLRMGQRLGAILDTREFNAIIATFERHADLTAPVVRSFWDLFGMIADSQTVPFSKTLAVMASMIEGTNDFTPVIGSANKLLDGLDFMVGPGNTERATAALDSLSDLLKVAGDGFRDNNDWAVPLIRSVLDLAIPYTYFLGSLSPAFDRLNGLLDRTTAAFPVDNGKVRLNVQLIMDTAPGLGAALPMAPDGQAASSAAPTGPAAGPTSGGQR
- a CDS encoding MlaD family protein — translated: MKRIALLMTGLAAIVAVAVVLTLIIVNALRTPVNGPVRRFDALFTDASGLIIGNDVRISGVQVGKVEKIHLDGKNARVTFNVLTDHPLYQNTTVAIRYQSLVGQRYVEIAQAPRPSAPLAAGATIPLGQTIPSFDIAKLFNGFRPVFETLDPAQFNRLTQNILQLIQGDQRGIGPILRDIDAVLKLSVDRQAALQTIITNLGDISKELGGTSDELFYLINDLNDVLEPFEKQADEFNRAGRDALPVLRRSVSLLRYIENTVDGAQLPLYDVASRTTPGTPTIMAGLSLIPDLVQGMRDALIEEKTAPPTAFECKNGMVKLPGVGEVSFANQDLVVCK
- a CDS encoding MCE family protein, yielding MQVNALKRIFARNNPILDEHQAAKRNRRNGLIGVLVIASVLAATGVAFVNTSGMKTYALHLRASGGLRAGDDVRIAGISVGKVSTVSIDKSLVKATFTVDHSVPVGSESRADIRMLTPLGGHYLALYPEGDAPLGSTPIPPERTSVPFEINELFQKFTPVVQKVDAKVIHDSLMEVANAVDKYPNGLRDFFTSSQSLISALAPTTEDFHATLNYANEYLRAFKTGKEQLASIVTMLSKLGAKYSSSTTDLIEVFVLLRDLIRLLNRFFTAYARDYEPMLNGLDDIVDTLTKYPEKLGKAAEQWGQLVGIVLPMLSGNGITINENDRVIPGQDVCLPHFFRFC
- a CDS encoding MlaD family protein, yielding MTQPVFIQNIANRIAAMRPAARAGSVSAIALVLVAVVATAGIFGARTIFPAVKNLVMPYLGNAHIPLLDHTRALCANFRDGSGLYKGNKVLLLGVEIGTVTEVANKTDHVQVDFEIPEDMELPADVGAASYSQSVITNRSIELTRSWSEGPKFAGDQCISTENTRTPVTVTESFSAIGQLADTLMQAAPGQDPANSPGVQALNKTLKGAARSLDGVGPGFKEMLNNLTTMVGDPYKADADYRQLFENSAIVTSNWLQYWNEFSGVVKSLPDVARLIAGISDNFASGLDYLTTILPTLNGMVQRAAGRLYKNVFDKLVPWIRDILNAYTPHILTFFNTLPPMINWLADDIYLPNTKTHNVTYVPPRVAISPEQASAICQNLRDRNTPGSQAACAPGTASDPVTLGLTNLIMGAALS
- a CDS encoding MlaD family protein, which gives rise to MMRRVLTLLLTTALAVVPACSSEALDPTKMPMPGAYIPKDTYRVKIEFSSVLNLPGRAKVDSGGVQVGLLDRVELKGTTPVVYVDIDGGAKFPKNVKAELRQATVLGDIYIAMISPANPVPAQLQNGDTIALADTVPAANVEDLMRSMSNLIGGGSLNTMQTTVANMNSAFPPPEELDRIHRALAGIINDLSNNQDTINKILTNMQTISETFRANKGTYRRLLTEGPTKLPSLAKVVLSLSDLIIYGAEFGRQISQILDYPNLMQILSYLTPFIHSASTADTTIPVLGDKMVRTIRDRIIPFFKDGGPKYTVTDIQTPDGTLGVSPGERADSVIRNMQTMGLVR